Within the Quadrisphaera sp. RL12-1S genome, the region GGCGGGACCGGACGCCCGTTCTGGGCGCCCGCGCTGTTCCGGGTCTCGAGGTCGCGCAGCTGCGACTCGAGGTAGGACTTCATGCGGTTGCGGTAGTCCCGCTCGAAGATGCGCAGCTCGTCGATCTTGCGCTCGAGGAGCGAGCGCTCCTGCTCGAGGCTGCCGAGGGTCTGGCGGTGCTTCTCCTCGGCCTCGCGCACCAGGCGACCGGCGCGCTCCTTGGCCTCGCCGAGGATCTGGTCGCGCTGCTCCTCACCGGAGCGGACGAAGTCGTCGTGGAGCTTCTGGGCCAGCGCGAGCATGCCGGTGGCCGACTCCAGCGGCTGGCCGCCGCCCAGCACGGGCGCGGGCGCCGGGGCGGCCGCGACGGGGGCCGGGGCCACCTGCTGCGGGACGGGGCCCGTGGCACCGCCACCGCGGCTCAGGTCGGTCACGCGCCGCTCGCAGGCCGAGAGGCTCTGCTGCAGCTGCTCGTTCTCCGCCGTCAAGCGACGCAGCTCACCCACGACCTCGTCGAGGAAGTCGTCGACCTCGTCCTGGTCGTACCCCTCGCGGAACTTGGTGGGCTGGAACCGCTTGTTGACGACGTCCTCGGGCGTCAGCGCCATGTGGTCACCTCTTCGAGAGTCACCGCGGTGGCACGCACCGGGCCTGCTATCAGTCGCACGCCACCGTAGCCGACGGCACGCGCCGGTGCGGTCAGGAGCCGCACGCGGTGTGTTGCACCCCCCACGGGGAGGCCGGGCAGGCTCACGCGACCGAGCGCGCGGCGGTCTGCAGCAGGCTCATGAGCAGCGAGCAGCCCAGCGCCAGGATGATGAAGGCGAGGTCCAGCTGGATGCTGCCCAGGCGGATGGGCTTGACGACGCGCCGCAGCCCGCGCAGGGGCGGGTCGGTGACGGTGTAGACGGTCTCCGCGATGACCAGCACCGCGCCGCGCGGGCGCCAGTCGCGGGAGAAGACCTGCACCCACTCCAGCACCAGCCGACCGATCAGCAGCACGAAGAAGAGCAGCACGACGAGGTACAGCAGCTGGAAGAGCAGGCTCACCGGTCCATCATCCCCGACCCGGGGCACTGCCGGGGTCGCCCGCGGTCCCGGGCGCGTCCTCTTCGGCGCACCCGCGCGGTCACGCCGAAGAGGGGGCACCGCGGCAGCGGTGCCCCCTCGTGGCGGGCGGATGAGGGGCGCCTCGCCCGCCACCGCCGGTGAGCCGGCAGGTCAGGACTGGTTGAAGACCGCCTTGACCTGGCCGACCGGCTCACCGGTGACCTCGACGTGCGCCGGGGAGAGCAGGAAGACCTTGTTGGTGACGCGCTCGATGTTGCCGTGCAGGCCGAACACGAGCCCCGCGGAGAAGTCGACGAGGCGCTTGGCGTCGGCGTCGGACATGTCCGTCAGGTTCATGATCACCGGCACGCCGCCGCGGAAGCACTCACCGATGGCCTTGGCCTCGTTGTAGGTGCGGGGGTGGATCGTGGTGATGCGGCGCAGGTCCGCGACGGGCGCGGGGGTGAAGCGGGCCACCGAGCGGTCGCGCGTGATCGGCGTCACCTCGGCCCGGTACTCGGACTCGTCCACGGCCACCTCGTCCTCCACCTCGTCCCAGGCGTCGACGTCGAGGTCGCGCGGCTCGGCGTAGCGCGGGTCGTCCTCGCGCAGCCCCATCCACACCATCGACTTGTGCAGCGCTCCAGCCATGACCCGCTCCTCCTGTCCGTGCTCCGGCCGCCCGCCCCGGCGGTCGCTCGCGACACCGTGTGACCCGTTAGCCCCTTCGGGCTCTTGAGCCTCACTCGTCTCGCTAGTCACAGAAGTTACACGATGGGGGGCCGCGCGCCCAGCACGGCGCGTCCGACACGCACATGAGTGGCGCCGGCGTCCACGGCGGCCTCCAGGTCCCCGCTCATCCCCGCCGAGACCGCCACGGCCCCCGGGTGGTCCACCCGCACCCGCGCGGCCACCTGCGCCAGCCGCTCGAACGGGCCGCGCGGGTCCGCACCCGCCGGCGCCACGGCCATGACGCCCGCCAGCCGCAGCCCCTCCGCCGCCGCCACCGCGGCCGCCAGGTCGGCCACCTCGTGCGGCGCAGCGCCGCCGCGACCGGGGTCGCGCTCGTCGTCGTCGGCGAGGTCCACCTGCACGAGCACGTCCAGGACGTGGCCGGCCGGCCGGACCCCCTCCTCCAGGGCGCGCCGGTGGCCCCGCTGCAGGGCCGCGACGAGCCGCTCCCGGTCCACCGAGTGCACGACGTCGGCCCAGGCGGCCACCGCGGCAGCCTTCTTGGTCTGCACCTGCCCGACCTGGTGCCAGCGCAGACCCAGGTCGGCGCACGCCCGGGCCTTCTCCCCGGCCTCCGGCTCGCGGCTCTCCCCCACGTCCGTGGCGCCGCACCCGGCCAGCAGGCGCACGTCGGAGGCCGGGAAGGTCTTGGTCACCACCACCAGCCGCACCGACCCGGCGGGCCGGCCGGCGGCGGCCTCCGCGTCCGCCACCCGCCGGCGCACGTCGGCGAGGTTCGCCGCCAGCTCCCCCGCCCGGTGCTCGCCCGCCTGCCCGTCCGTCTGCTCGCCCGGCTGCTCGCCCGCCTGCTCAGCCACGTCCCTCGCTCCTCCACGCCAGCCCCGCCCACCGCGGCGCGGCCGGCCCCGAGCGGCGCACGGACCCCAGCGCCGCGTCCTCCACGGTGCACCCGCGCAGCTGCTCCGCCGCCACGCCGAGGTCCGCCAGCTGCTCCAGCACGCCGGCGGCCACGTCCAGGGCCGGGGTGCCCGTCCAGGTGCGGGACGCCGTCACGGGGTGGCGCGCGGCCACCTCCTCGCGCATCGCCGCCGGCACCTCGTAGCACCTGCCGCAGACCGAGGGCCCGAGCACCGCGACCGTCCGCGACGGCTCCGCCCCCACCTCGGCCATGAGCGCGACGGCGGCCCCCACCACCCCGGCGTCCATGCCGCGGCGCCCGGCGTGGGCCACCGCCACCACGCCGGCGACGGGGTCGGCCAGGAGCACGGGCACGCAGTCGGCCACGAGCACGGCCAGCGCCAGGCCCGGCACGTCGGTGACCAGGGCGTCCGCCTCCGGCGGCGGACCGTCCCAGGGGCCCCGCACCAGCGCGGCGGTGGCGCCGTGCACCTGCCGGGCCACCAGCAGCCGGTCGGGGCGCACGCCGACGTCGGCCGCCAGGCCGGCGCGGGCCGCTCGCGCGGCGGCGGCGTCCCCGCCGGTGTGGTCGGCCAGGTCCGGGCCGCCGGACAGCGCCCACGCCGCTCCGCCGGGCAGGGTGCGGCGCCACGTCGTCATCGACGGCGACGACGACGAGGGCGGCGGCGGAGCGCCGGCCGCTCCGCCGGGCGGGCTCGCGGACGTCCGGGAGCGTGCAGAGAGGTCGGGCGGGCTCGCCATGGGACGAGCCTGCCCGACCTCTGCTGCCGGCCGCCGCGCGGGGCGGCCGGGTGGATCGCTACTTCAGGAAGTCGGGGACGTCGAGGTCCTCCGGCTCGGAGCGGCCGTAGCGGGCGCGGGCGGGCTCGCGCTCCACCACGCCGTGGCTGCCGGTGTGCACGCCGTTGTGGCCGCCGTCGTACTGACCGGGCAGCTGGTTCGACGCGTAGGCGGGAGCCGGGGCGGGCTCGGCGCCCGGACCGTCGTCCAGGGCGCTGGGCGTGCCCTGCGGGCTGCGCCAGTCGCTGTAGCCGGCGTCGTACTGCTCGCCGTAGCCGTCACGGCCCTCGGCCTGCGGGGCCGGCTGCTGCTGGCGGACGGGCTGCTGCTCGCCGTACGGCGAGGGAGCGGCCG harbors:
- a CDS encoding DivIVA domain-containing protein — translated: MALTPEDVVNKRFQPTKFREGYDQDEVDDFLDEVVGELRRLTAENEQLQQSLSACERRVTDLSRGGGATGPVPQQVAPAPVAAAPAPAPVLGGGQPLESATGMLALAQKLHDDFVRSGEEQRDQILGEAKERAGRLVREAEEKHRQTLGSLEQERSLLERKIDELRIFERDYRNRMKSYLESQLRDLETRNSAGAQNGRPVPPAAQDVGYAFGGGAS
- a CDS encoding YggT family protein, with product MSLLFQLLYLVVLLFFVLLIGRLVLEWVQVFSRDWRPRGAVLVIAETVYTVTDPPLRGLRRVVKPIRLGSIQLDLAFIILALGCSLLMSLLQTAARSVA
- a CDS encoding cell division protein SepF — encoded protein: MAGALHKSMVWMGLREDDPRYAEPRDLDVDAWDEVEDEVAVDESEYRAEVTPITRDRSVARFTPAPVADLRRITTIHPRTYNEAKAIGECFRGGVPVIMNLTDMSDADAKRLVDFSAGLVFGLHGNIERVTNKVFLLSPAHVEVTGEPVGQVKAVFNQS
- a CDS encoding YggS family pyridoxal phosphate-dependent enzyme yields the protein MAEQAGEQPGEQTDGQAGEHRAGELAANLADVRRRVADAEAAAGRPAGSVRLVVVTKTFPASDVRLLAGCGATDVGESREPEAGEKARACADLGLRWHQVGQVQTKKAAAVAAWADVVHSVDRERLVAALQRGHRRALEEGVRPAGHVLDVLVQVDLADDDERDPGRGGAAPHEVADLAAAVAAAEGLRLAGVMAVAPAGADPRGPFERLAQVAARVRVDHPGAVAVSAGMSGDLEAAVDAGATHVRVGRAVLGARPPIV
- a CDS encoding polyphenol oxidase family protein, whose protein sequence is MASPPDLSARSRTSASPPGGAAGAPPPPSSSSPSMTTWRRTLPGGAAWALSGGPDLADHTGGDAAAARAARAGLAADVGVRPDRLLVARQVHGATAALVRGPWDGPPPEADALVTDVPGLALAVLVADCVPVLLADPVAGVVAVAHAGRRGMDAGVVGAAVALMAEVGAEPSRTVAVLGPSVCGRCYEVPAAMREEVAARHPVTASRTWTGTPALDVAAGVLEQLADLGVAAEQLRGCTVEDAALGSVRRSGPAAPRWAGLAWRSEGRG